One Bradyrhizobium sp. CCGB12 genomic window carries:
- a CDS encoding DNA ligase produces MLVVRENERVRLLSRNGTDWTKRYSWIAEAALKNRQKRFVVDGEAIILGVDGISDFNALHSRKHDHELQLYAFDILAMGGYDLRSLPLHLRKANLQQLLARRPDGISVARFERGEMGPELFLAACRMPGGSSLQAPRSAVSWRPAKALGQGEEPAASRDGKRVMKIGPFELINVQIVQVFLANPARIEKSMQCAPN; encoded by the coding sequence ATGCTGGTCGTCCGGGAGAATGAGCGCGTGCGCCTCCTCTCTCGCAACGGTACGGACTGGACGAAGCGCTATTCTTGGATCGCTGAAGCGGCGCTTAAGAACCGGCAGAAACGCTTCGTTGTCGACGGCGAGGCGATCATCCTCGGGGTCGACGGCATCTCTGATTTCAATGCCCTGCACAGCCGCAAGCATGACCACGAGCTCCAGCTCTACGCCTTCGATATCCTCGCCATGGGCGGCTATGATTTGCGGTCCCTGCCACTCCACCTGCGCAAAGCAAATCTGCAGCAGTTGTTGGCGCGCCGGCCGGACGGGATCAGTGTGGCACGTTTCGAGCGGGGCGAGATGGGGCCGGAACTGTTTCTGGCCGCATGCCGCATGCCTGGAGGGTCTAGTCTCCAAGCACCGCGATCGGCCGTATCGTGGCGGCCGGCAAAAGCACTGGGTCAAGGTGAAGAACCGGCTGCATCCCGCGATGGGAAGAGAGTTATGAAAATTGGTCCGTTCGAGCTAATTAATGTACAGATAGTCCAAGTATTCCTTGCGAATCCGGCCAGGATTGAGAAAAGCATGCAATGCGCGCCTAATTAG
- a CDS encoding class I SAM-dependent methyltransferase → MMGIYLKPLLKRVLPAPAYRTWWRTKIWVREKRLRNLSRTEVFDTIYRDNMWGGPDKLSGYGSSGPHAAAYIDFVKRFAKEKGVRTVLDGGCGDFSIGSQICDCVESYIATDISDVIIGVNKVRHSAFKNVEFRRLDLCVDPLPPADLITIREVFQHLSNADIALALANIEKSSARYVLITEHVPADHRLMAPNLDKPRGSQIRNMFGSGVYINLPPFNRPAEAVFRVEHPSTAWTSASNLVTSLWKRQPQ, encoded by the coding sequence ATGATGGGCATTTACCTAAAGCCATTGCTTAAACGCGTCCTCCCCGCCCCCGCGTACCGGACCTGGTGGCGAACCAAAATCTGGGTCCGAGAGAAGAGGCTGCGTAATCTGAGCCGCACCGAAGTTTTCGATACGATCTATCGGGACAACATGTGGGGCGGCCCCGACAAGCTTTCCGGCTACGGTTCGAGCGGCCCGCACGCGGCGGCCTACATCGACTTCGTGAAGCGATTTGCGAAAGAGAAAGGCGTACGCACCGTCCTGGATGGCGGCTGCGGCGATTTCAGCATCGGAAGCCAGATCTGCGACTGCGTCGAGAGCTACATCGCCACCGACATCTCGGATGTCATCATCGGCGTAAACAAGGTGCGGCACAGCGCGTTCAAGAACGTCGAATTTCGACGCCTCGACCTCTGCGTCGATCCGCTTCCGCCCGCAGACCTGATTACGATCCGCGAGGTCTTCCAGCACTTGTCGAATGCCGACATTGCGCTCGCCTTGGCCAACATCGAGAAGTCCTCGGCGCGCTATGTCTTGATCACTGAGCACGTCCCAGCAGACCATCGGTTGATGGCGCCAAATCTAGACAAGCCGCGTGGGTCACAGATCCGAAACATGTTCGGGTCTGGCGTGTATATCAATCTGCCTCCGTTCAACCGTCCTGCGGAGGCCGTGTTCCGCGTTGAGCACCCGTCGACAGCTTGGACGTCGGCGAGCAATCTGGTCACATCGCTATGGAAGCGGCAACCCCAATGA